One stretch of Armatimonadota bacterium DNA includes these proteins:
- a CDS encoding CaiB/BaiF CoA-transferase family protein, producing the protein MRPLDGILVVDLTRALAGPYCTMMLADLGARVVKIESPEGGDDTRGWGPPFLGGESAYFLSVNRNKESVTLNLKHPKGMEVLHRLLARADVLVENFRPGVMDRLGLGYRALHERYPRLVYCSISGFGQDGPYRARPAYDLILQGMGGIMGITGEEEGPPVKVGVAVADIAAGMFAAYGILAALWARERTGRGQHVDAALLDGQVAWLTYAAANYFATGRNPRRMGSAHPNLVPYQAFRTRDGYLNVAVGSEGIWQRFCEAVAPELRDDPRFSTNADRVRHRSELIPILEARFRQRTTAEWREILDRAGVPNGPIYLISEVFEDPQTLHRGMKVTLPHPTAGEVTVTGIPVKLSETPGEVRTPPPLLGQHTEAVLQELGYAPEEIARLRAEGAV; encoded by the coding sequence ATGCGGCCGCTGGACGGGATCCTCGTGGTGGACCTCACCCGGGCGCTCGCGGGACCGTATTGCACCATGATGCTGGCGGACCTCGGTGCCCGGGTGGTGAAGATCGAATCCCCGGAGGGCGGAGACGACACCCGCGGGTGGGGACCGCCGTTTCTCGGCGGGGAGAGCGCCTACTTCCTCAGCGTGAACCGCAACAAGGAGTCCGTGACCCTCAACCTCAAGCATCCGAAGGGGATGGAGGTCCTGCACCGGCTTCTCGCCCGGGCAGACGTCCTCGTGGAGAACTTCCGGCCCGGGGTGATGGACCGGTTGGGTCTCGGATACCGCGCCCTGCACGAACGCTACCCCCGCCTGGTGTACTGCTCCATCTCGGGGTTCGGTCAGGACGGCCCGTACCGGGCCAGACCCGCCTATGACCTCATCCTCCAGGGGATGGGCGGGATCATGGGGATCACGGGCGAGGAGGAGGGACCGCCGGTAAAGGTGGGCGTGGCCGTGGCGGACATCGCGGCGGGGATGTTCGCCGCCTACGGCATCCTCGCGGCCCTTTGGGCACGGGAACGCACGGGGCGGGGGCAACACGTGGACGCGGCGCTGCTCGACGGACAGGTGGCCTGGCTCACCTACGCCGCGGCCAACTACTTCGCCACGGGCCGGAATCCCCGGCGCATGGGCTCCGCCCACCCCAACCTGGTCCCCTACCAGGCCTTCCGCACCCGGGACGGGTACCTGAACGTGGCGGTGGGGAGCGAGGGCATCTGGCAGCGGTTCTGTGAGGCGGTGGCTCCCGAACTCCGGGACGATCCCCGGTTTTCCACCAATGCGGATCGGGTCCGCCATCGTTCCGAGCTCATCCCGATCCTGGAGGCCCGGTTCCGACAGCGGACCACCGCGGAGTGGCGGGAGATCCTGGACCGGGCCGGTGTCCCAAACGGCCCCATCTACCTGATCTCCGAGGTCTTCGAGGATCCCCAGACCCTCCACCGCGGGATGAAGGTGACCCTGCCGCACCCCACCGCGGGGGAGGTCACGGTGACCGGGATCCCGGTGAAGCTCTCCGAAACACCCGGGGAAGTCCGCACCCCACCGCCGCTCCTGGGTCAGCACACGGAGGCGGTGCTCCAGGAACTGGGGTACGCCCCAGAGGAGATCGCGCGCCTCCGGGCGGAGGGCGCCGTCTAG
- a CDS encoding polysaccharide deacetylase family protein gives MAVARALVLGGLSLGAAYTLGAQALTRLRGAVRTGPPVPQVALTFDDGPHPVYTPRILEVLAEHGAGATFFLVGRHAEEHPELVRRILAEGHTLGSHTYAHRHLWSLGPRATREEILRGHRVVEAILGRSLRFFRPPWGAVNLAALAVCRKEGLVPVLWSVRGEGYRWRPSWEEMARVVVRSAHPGAIVNLHDRGGFPDTPERVLRALPRILVGLRARGLRPVTLADLLG, from the coding sequence ATGGCGGTCGCGCGCGCCCTGGTGTTGGGAGGTCTCAGCCTCGGGGCCGCGTATACCCTGGGGGCTCAGGCCCTCACCCGACTGCGGGGAGCGGTCCGCACGGGCCCGCCCGTGCCCCAGGTGGCCCTCACCTTCGACGACGGCCCCCATCCAGTCTACACCCCCCGGATCCTGGAGGTCCTGGCGGAGCACGGAGCCGGGGCCACCTTCTTCCTCGTGGGGCGCCACGCGGAAGAGCACCCCGAGCTCGTACGCCGGATCCTCGCGGAAGGGCACACCCTGGGAAGCCACACCTACGCGCACCGCCACCTCTGGTCTCTGGGTCCCCGGGCCACCCGGGAGGAGATCCTGCGGGGACACCGGGTGGTGGAGGCGATCTTGGGGCGGTCCCTGCGCTTCTTCCGGCCGCCCTGGGGGGCGGTGAACCTCGCGGCGCTCGCGGTCTGCCGGAAGGAGGGCCTGGTACCCGTACTGTGGAGCGTGCGGGGAGAGGGCTACCGGTGGCGCCCCTCGTGGGAGGAGATGGCGCGGGTGGTGGTCCGAAGCGCCCACCCGGGTGCCATCGTGAACCTGCACGATCGCGGTGGGTTCCCGGATACCCCCGAGCGGGTGCTGCGGGCGCTTCCCCGGATCCTTGTAGGACTGCGGGCGCGGGGTCTACGGCCCGTGACGCTCGCGGACCTCCTCGGGTGA
- a CDS encoding MFS transporter: protein MRVSRRIGPHALLIGLFECARGALLFTLLPNHLRFGVGHQMSVVGLALSAYSFTELATKVPSGWVIDRVGRRAPLVGGLGLSILSVLLLAEARQTWAVLAAAALGGLGASPVWPSVVSGLVEATDDGRRGEAVGALLTSWMLGIGIGFVVTNFLLEIHGAVAFGFVLGCLGATFFLVLPATRGFPRPEAAARERPPQQNGTSEVRWLWPLFAGMVLQTVGGGMLLPILSPYAREVLHLTPLRIGALLAAGPGLTVLLLVPLGRVVDHVGRVEVLSISLGAGAAVLFILPYLRSLWALVPMVALLGLAYATLLPAWNTLVMDLLPPHRRATMLGLAMALEGLGVAIGTAVGGILWDAYGPAQPFRVASGVLACVAVGYLLLLPRSLGTPLGHRA from the coding sequence GTGAGGGTCTCCCGGCGGATCGGTCCGCACGCGCTCCTCATCGGGCTTTTCGAGTGTGCCCGGGGTGCCCTCCTCTTCACCCTCCTCCCCAACCACCTGCGGTTCGGCGTGGGACACCAGATGTCCGTGGTGGGTCTGGCCCTCTCCGCGTATTCCTTCACGGAGCTCGCCACGAAGGTCCCCTCGGGGTGGGTCATCGACCGGGTGGGCCGACGCGCTCCCCTGGTGGGGGGATTGGGGTTGTCCATCCTCTCCGTGCTCCTTCTGGCGGAGGCCCGACAGACCTGGGCCGTCCTCGCGGCCGCGGCCCTGGGAGGTCTTGGAGCATCCCCGGTCTGGCCCTCCGTGGTCTCCGGGCTCGTGGAGGCCACGGACGACGGCCGGCGGGGAGAGGCGGTCGGAGCCCTGCTCACCAGCTGGATGCTGGGGATCGGGATCGGGTTTGTGGTCACGAACTTCCTTCTGGAGATTCATGGGGCGGTGGCGTTCGGGTTCGTGCTCGGTTGCCTGGGGGCCACCTTTTTCCTGGTGCTCCCCGCCACAAGAGGGTTCCCCCGTCCGGAGGCGGCGGCCCGGGAGCGGCCGCCGCAGCAAAACGGCACGTCCGAGGTGCGGTGGCTGTGGCCGCTGTTTGCGGGGATGGTCCTGCAGACCGTGGGAGGCGGGATGCTCCTTCCCATCCTCTCGCCCTACGCGCGGGAGGTGCTCCACCTGACCCCCCTGCGCATCGGCGCCCTCCTGGCCGCGGGGCCCGGGCTCACCGTGCTCCTCTTGGTGCCCTTGGGGCGGGTGGTGGATCACGTGGGCCGGGTGGAAGTCCTTTCCATCAGCCTCGGAGCCGGGGCCGCGGTGCTCTTCATCCTGCCCTATCTCCGTTCCCTCTGGGCCCTCGTCCCCATGGTGGCCCTCCTCGGACTCGCGTACGCCACCCTCCTGCCCGCCTGGAACACCCTCGTGATGGATCTCCTACCCCCGCACCGCCGGGCCACCATGCTAGGGCTTGCCATGGCCCTGGAAGGACTCGGGGTGGCGATCGGCACGGCGGTGGGAGGGATCCTGTGGGACGCGTACGGTCCGGCGCAGCCCTTCCGGGTGGCGTCGGGCGTCCTGGCATGCGTGGCCGTCGGCTACCTCCTTCTCCTCCCCCGTTCCCTGGGGACTCCCCTGGGCCACCGGGCCTAG